The Hirundo rustica isolate bHirRus1 unplaced genomic scaffold, bHirRus1.pri.v3 scaffold_136_arrow_ctg1, whole genome shotgun sequence DNA segment atgggaaaaaaaaaaaaatctttcaaatccAGGTGTGCATGGCCAAAATTGGGAATTCACCTCTGAAATTCCATATATCAAAGGAAagcttccagaaaaaaagctgCCAGGAATGTCTAGGTTCCCTTGGCTTCCTGAGGGCCACCtctcatctgctttttaaaCACTAGGGGTTCTTCCTATGGAAAAGAACTCTTCTTCTTTTCCAGACACCCATGGATAAAACTGGGATTTGGTCTCACAAATTCTGTCTAGCCAAGGATTGCTACCAGAAAAAAGCAGCCAAGATAAGGAGGTCTGGCTGGTCTTGGCCTCCGGGGCCACCTCTAATCAGTCTTTGAAACACTGGGGCTCGgccctttccttcctgtggaGAATAATTGTTATTCTGGTACAGGCACTCATGGCTGAAATGGAAATCCACCTCCAAAACTCCCCATATATCCAAGGGTTgctctcagaaaaaaagctgcaaggTCAAATGGTCTGGCTTGACATGGCCTCTGGTGAGTGCCTCTCATCTGCCTTCAAAACAATGAGGTTCTGTGGTTTCCTTCCTATAGAAAGGAACCGTCCTTCTTTTCCAGGTGCCCATGGCCTCAAGCCCTTGACCACTGTATAGGGACAAAGGAGCTCTGTACTCAGTGGAGTGGAGACAGAGGacaggggagcagagccctgggagtgCTTGAAGGGTGATTTCAGAGATGGGGGAATCATTTTGACATGgcagaaaacagagagagaaagaaaaaaaaattatgcagagAACAGCTGGAGAAGTCCAGACTGGACACCAGGAGAAAGGAATttccctcccagggcagggctgtggtgcaACACGTCCCCCagaaggagcctggagcagcccaaggctctgtgtgcccaggcagaggcaggcaggatgcagagctgtcagcaaaggaaggggccagcgaggtggggcagctgggggatgacgacagcctgcagggacagaggtgcagggcatggacaccgtaggacagcctgggctggagagggcacagggatgggcagcagctgaaaggccctgacagagccaactcctgcagcactttggccatggctgctggccctgggcctgaGGCCAGGAGGGGACAAGTGACCCTTGCAGCcctggggcctcattgcctccttgtccctgctcagcagcctggcaggggccaCCCCATGGTtctgcccttggcattgcacatccccacatcccagtgccctgggaagagccctgagcaaggagggagggacaggatctgccttgccaggggctggggctgagggctTGGacctttgcattcctgaaacacatccaggtttgctcagcatcagagacacctttgccttgtttgttaccacctgtcatcactgcctccagTGTTCTGCTCTAACTGGAACATGGGGACACTTTCATGTGAATTGTGTccctcagtgggacccattaAAAGTTAAAGAAACTTTGGACTTGGAATCTGACTTTGAATTCTTGAGAAGTTTTTTGAGCACACTCTGAGGGACTGAGTCTGATGTAAACAGCACCAAAGCCCCAAGAGGTTCATTAAAGtctttgtgctgtgtctgtgctgctgagctgggctgggctcctggcacagaggcagctcctggcaaccAAGAAGAGCTTGAAAAAGACacttctgaggagcagctcctttcccagccctgctgggctgagggcactgcctgcaggtaCCTGTGAGCAGTGAAGCAGACAGAGGCTTAAAGCAGCTGGAAGGATAATTCTGAGATTATTCGTGGAGAAATCTTCACAGCTTTTGACACAGTCagtccctggctgcagggatctcctAAAGCTGACCCCTGACTGGACTGAGATGATTGTAaggatggctctgctgctgttcctggtttgggggaggatgtgctccagagcagggctgcactgGGCACCGTCAGAGGGACAGGGTAggatggctcctgctgccagggacggctgcaggggctgaagctggggctgcagccaggggtgcccagggctgtcctgcagagcagctcctgcagccctgagggctcTTGGCCAGGCAAGGGCATCTGccacctgccaggggcagctctcagcctgcctgggagctccccaTGGATGGTggaggggagctgtgggtgcaaGGAGTgactcctgccagggcaggtcctgctgctctggagagggTGCTGTGTGGGCCAGGACTGCTGACAGCTCCAGTTCATGCCCAGGTCATTCCTGAGGGGACTTTTCATGAGCTCATTCAGGGCAGGGGTTTCCTGCTTGGGTCTCTGCTTTCCTGAATCTGTGCTCCCGCTTTTCCCTGGCTCAGCTTGGTGGCAATGAAAActcagctgtgcagggcagagcaggggctgaggctCTTAAACCATCCCACTGAGTTTTCCTGGGAACCTCAGCAAGtttctccagctccccagcctccaGATCCATGCAGCATCCCCTTTCCATGGTGCCCAGGCCTGGGGGAGCTGTTCTTTAATCCCTGcagccccgagcagctgcagggcagagctggcccaggggctgggctgggctctggcagcactggcagggaaggagcccggggccacaggaacagctcgggctgggacagctccagcagcagagctgtgggcagggagggagggaggcagcactgagggaagccctgctgcaggggagatgtggcacctgccggccctgccctgcagggcacacactgccctgagcagcacagctcttgtgtcccctcgcagccagcacagccctcagcccgggggctcggggccctcagtcccctcctgggccagcagagcagctccagagatgaagggcatctctcctgccatgtgcccattccctgctgagCAGGGCCTGAGGGCCAcagtcctgcactgctgctgcctgggaggggctgtgcagggctgggcagggaaaggcttttcctcagAGCCCAGgtctctctctccttgccttgccCAGGTGATCCTGGCATTGCTGACGGGCTCTCTGGGAAtggcagttccagctgcaggctcaggcccagcccttgggctcctcctgtgcaggctgagcacagcaatggggtgtcccagctccctctgccccaaggagctctgggcagggcaggctggaggctgggaatgagctgactctcctccagcagtgccatggacaGGACCCTGGGTGTGTCCTGGGGATGCCATCCAAGCTGTGAGCTGCCTCCAGgagacactggggacaggagtgTCCTTGGCCAGGAGTGGGGCTGAGACTCTGAGAAAGGCTGAGCcagtttgctctgctgtggctccctctgctctcagctgtgtcagGCTGATTTTCAGGGGAACACAGGGACTGCCCTGGATCTCagaaagggcagctggggacagatggagtgacagagcagctcccctcacccTTCACTGAGTTACAGCCCATGCTCTTGCCTTGCACAGTTCTCTCTgatctccctgggcacagcaggaaaccctctccagctgcctttggcCATCACCGTTCCTTAGCCCTAgcacaggagatgctgccaagctcctctgcctcaggagcAGTTTGGGCTGATGAAGTCCCACCCCAGGACcggcccctgtccctgttcccatgaccccagtgctgcagagcagagctgaccccTCGGTGTCCatgggcagagcccctgctcGTCACAGCAACGGGgccagatcccagcagagctccaggcacgGGGATGAAGGAGAAGatctgagaaaaggaaaattgggtggcacagagcagcaggggcagggctgggagaaagggCTTGGACATTGCTCATCAGTGTCTGCCTTGACTTGTCACTGTGTCCTCCGTTCAACAGGACTCCATGGCCAGAGTGATgaaatgtccaacagcagctccatcagccacttcctcctgctggcattggcagacacgcggcagctgcagctcctgcacttctgcctcttcctgggcatctccctggctgccctcctgggcaacggcctcatcatcagcgccgtagcctgcggccaccacctgcacacgcccatgttcttcttcctgctcaacctggccctcactgacctgggctccatcctcaccactgtGCCCAAAGtcatgcacaattccctctgggacaccaggaccatctcctacacaggatgtgctgctcagctctttttctttatgttcttcATGTCAGCAGAGTATTTCCTGCTGACCATCATGTGCTATGACCGCtacgtgtccatctgcaaacccctgcactacgggaccctcctgggcagcagagcttgtgcccacatggcagcagctgcctgggccagtgcctttctctaTTCACTGCTGCACACGGCCAACACgttttccctgcccctgtgtcATGGCAATGCCCTTGGTCAGCTCTTCTGTGAAATACCCCCAATCCTCAAACTCTCCTGTTCAAAATCTTACCTCAGAGAACTTGGGCTTCTGGCTGTTAGTGCCTCTTTAGGACTTGGttattttgtgttcattgttttctcctatgtgcaAATCTTTAGGGCTGTGTTGAGGATCCCCTGTGAGCAGGgacggcacaaagccttttccacctgcctccctcacctggctgtggtcTCCCTGTTTATCGGCACTGGCATATTTGCCAACCTGAAGCCCCCCTCGatctcctccccacccctggaTCTGGCCCTGTCAGTTCTATACGCAGTGGTGCCTCCAGctctgaaccccctcatctacagcctgaggaaccaggagctcaaggctgcagtgtggagactGATGACTGGATGGTTTCAGGATCATTAAACTGCTGGctaatttctgaaaatcactTCTAATAAAAGACATCTTTGATACTTCTTGTTGGTTTCATTTTGAGGGACCTagttatttgttttactttttttatgtCCACAAAGAAATGTCCTTGTCTGTgtcatttctcattttgtttctctccaccttccctgtggCCACAGACTGTGTCAATGACGGGCTGTGCTCTTGGTGGCTTTAAAGGAACTCAAGGATCTCCCAGGcaagttttctgcagagatgccccttttgttcccttctctggagctgcagcagcaatgtctgtgtgcagagctgggggcagatcagtgctggcacagcagctgtgcccaggagcagcagcacttggtgttgccagtgctgctcccgtgcccctgccccgctgccctcctggccctggtgttgctgtagggcctgagtgctctcggggccgggcacagtgctgggggtggcagtgccggggctgcagcagggacaggccatgggcactgctggggcagcgctgacgcctcagggcagggcctgggggctccaggctccttgcccaggctctctccagaacacgcccaggccaatgctcagcagagaaaagccccgtgagcagccccagggtggccgtgggcaggctgggggcaaacagcatggctggggctctgcaaggtgcctgggggagatgggaaggagcagcagagcaggggctgatccatccccactgcgctggacaccccagggcagcgtcccagagcgtcctcatgcacctgccaacaacatcccccctctgcagccctggcctctcccccagctcacacaggtgccgcatccttgcaggcacagacacggcagcactggctcaggagcccctgtttgcactgcccagagcaggcgtcagcacccccatggtgttggtgtggggagatgaacctgagggagcacaaatgccatcagcccctggggccaggaagggctgggggacagcagggaaaccactcaggtttgtggtggcctctgaagtcatccagaaagtttgttcccatgagctgtgagtttcctgtgccactgcagacgttgttgctcagagccagggctgcctggcagccacccccaaactgccctcagcatttcctttgcttaaCCTTGGCTTTCTTTACCCTTCCTGGTACAAATTTCTTCTATTGcccatccctgttccctcccctgcaaacagcccatccctggttgCCCTTTCCTCTCTAACCCCACTCCCCATTTCAGTTCCTTAGTTTCCAGCACCATGGGAAGGTCTCCTtgggagcaggatcatccttcaagtgcttcaggaattgtctgcaggctcctgcagtgcctcgtgctgctcccttgccagaggcaccacaggccaggggggcacatctgggctgctgtgtctggctgtggggctccctgttctgggcaaggaggaggagctgcagaggctctgcaggactgacaggatgggctttggggctgtgaggagaagctgagggacctgggctgctggaccttctggagaggaggcccagggctcatcctgcaactgctgcaagggtggtttcagagaatcacagaatcagcaaggttggaaaagaccttggacatcatcaagtccaacctgtgccctgacaTCACcttgtctcccctgagcctcctcttctccaggataaacaaccccagctccctcagcctctcctcacaggacttgtgttccagacccctcaccagccttgttgcccttctctggacacactccagcccctccatgtccttcctaagctggggagcccagaactggacacagcacttgaggtgctgcccaaccagtgccgagtacaggggaagaatcactgccctgctcctgctggccacactgttcctGACTCAGAGGAGTGCCAGGGGTTGGATGGCGGGAatggtggggagggggtggggacAAAGTCTGATTTATCATCAGCCATGAAGGGTCTTGATTGTCATATCTATTTAGACTGCAATTAATGTGCTGAGGATCAATATCAATTGGACATTGCTGATCTCAGTCTATAAAGATGtactaaatgaaaattattcatgCTAATTGTATCTCTatcaatattttagaaatatatatagtTTAGACAATATTTGTTGTAAAGTAGTAAAGGAAAACATAGATGTGATTAGTGTTACCATACAGATgggccccttggcagatgctacatgagaaaaataagacacaggatgcagtttgagataagcaagagtctcaaagctggattggccaaagctgggactactccaaggtagggagatgggccctttgcagatgttatgggatacaggatgtcCTAAGACAGAACTGGCCTTGAGATGGACAAAGTTGGGACTATTCCAAGGTAGggagtttgggtggtggtttgatccatgaaataattacttctTGGAACATAATGCTTAGTTATGTATAAGACAAAACTTAGAGTGCACGCGTATCCAGTGACGATATTCATAGGATGcgaggaagatgatgagccttcatctgaagaagaccaccaaaaagccaagaagacccCCTAACAACAAGTGGAGCATGCACTATGTAGTACAGTGACATAGATTTTACAAATTGAAAATAGGAGGAGATTTacaagaaatattaatgaatatgtattagcataCAGTATATAATTTTAAGttggattactttgttttgtacgtGAGGTAGGGTGAGAAACCCCCCCCCTGTACCCCAGTCAtttttgcttatgctttatcCGAACAttacttatctttaattaatcactgccaaTTTTTTGGtatatgcttgattataaaatgctacttaaaaaaaattgcattgctgctaaattcaactttgttgcttattaaattagacatatagagcttcatttataacaatttggtgCTGAAACCCAGGTAttccagcctggggaaggatGCCTAGTCTCAGGAAGGAGCTCCCCACCAGCTCTTTTTAGGTGCTCCCGAGCTTAGACCAGGATCCCTTGGAGAAGGAGTTCCAATTATGAAAATGCATAAGCAAAGGAAGCCAGCAATAGGAGGCACACACAAAGGCTGCCATTGGAGTGCCAGCTGAAGGTAAAGGTGTCTGTAAAATGTCTTGTGCACAAGAACCGTGTGGGAAAATGGACTGTGTAAGTACCACGGGGTTGGGCAGGGGGGCAgctgtatgtttgtgtgtgtagaATATCTAAAATGGGGGCTGGTATCCCAGACACCTGAAGCAAATGTGGACCTCCCAGTACCGTGTTGTTGGCTCTCCGCAAGGAgaccagctgggaaaggagggaagtgaAGAGAGAGAATGAGTGAGATTCCCTGGGAGGGACTGGTAGGGAGGGTCCTGGCCTGAGAACCCAGGGGAAGGTCCTCGAGGAGAAGGGAGCGATCTGATCACTGGGCAAGGTGAATAAGGATGGGAGCAACTGAGTCAAGTTccattttctttgagaagaaaatagttgGTAATTTTAGTAATAGACTAAGGGATTGCGAGGAGAAGTGACTAGAAGGATATAGTCAGGGAAGACAGATTGGGAGAAAGATTGGAATTAGGCATGAGGCAAACAGTTGGCAAAAGACAAGATAGTGCAACAGAATAATAAGTGAGAGGACTGAACCACAAAGTGAGAGAGGGAGACCAAGAATCTCCTGGTACCAGGGATTTCTTGGTTTGCTGCTGCCAAAAATGGGTCCGAGGAAAAGTAAGTCCTTAGACCCAGGAGCTACGAATCATGAAGGGAATTCACAAGAGCCTGGTATACATGGGAATGGTGAGGGGGATTCTCAGAAGGGGAGCATCCCTCAGAACAGTTAGGGAAGATGTTACAATACTGGGATGCATGGGAATCCcgaagaggaaaaagcaagcagaaaatgatTAATTATTGTATGCTTGAATGGACAAAGGAAATTATCTGGAAAGACAACTTATATTGGCCAAAGTCCAGGTTGTTTGAAGACCGGATTTGCCAGGCACTGAATTTGTATGTGAATTCAGAAGAACCTTTTAaccaggaagaaagcaaatatgctgctctgtggcttccCAGGGGAAAGGGTGAATTTGTCACTCGAAGGCAGGGAAGCAAGGGTTTTCTGTTCTATCCTTTACAAATTAGAAGGCAAGCAGCCAAAAAAGACAGACACGAGCCCTAGGATCCATTAGATCACCTCCCACCCCCTTATAGGCAACCTAATCAGCCCGTTCAACCCCAAGCCCCCGAGGGTCCTCCTGTAAATGCAAACGCACCCCCTATTCAGGAGGAGCCAGTAGCACATAGAACTAGAGGTGGGGGGACGGGGAGAAGtgatgatggggatggggaagcaaaaatggaagatgGACTATACCCGCTTAGAAAAGTTCCAATGGCAAATCCAGAACAGAGACCTATTGGTGATGTGAGTGTTCCCCTGAACACAGGGGATGTTAGGGagtttaagaaggagatgggcagGCTGCTAGAGGATCCTCTTGGAGTGGCAGAGAGATTAGATCAGTTCTTGGGGCTGAATATATACACCTGGGTGGAACTGCAGTCTATCTTAGGAATCTTGTTTAccatggaagaaagagaaatgattaGACATTCAGGAATGAGGGTTTGGGATAGAGAATGTCAGGGGCCAGACCAGggggatcagaaatggcctATGCAAGATCCAGGTTGGAATAATCAGAATGAAAGACACAGGCAGAATATGAGTGATCTCCGGTGGATGATTATCCGAGGAATCCGGGaagcagtgcccaaggggcAGAATATAAGGAAAGCTCTAAGTGAGCACCAAGGGAAGGATGAACCCCTGGCAGACTGGTTAGAAAGACTAAGAAAAGCCTTGCAGTTATATTCAGGTGTAGACCCCgacactgcagcaggacaggtccttttgaaaacacaatttgtagCTAAGTCCTGGGGGCACatcaggaagaagctggaaaaagtagaaaattggCAGGATAGGGGGCTTCAGGAATTGttaagagaagcacagaaagtgtatgtgagaagagatgaggagaggcaaaagacaaacccacagattttaatggcagcagtcaaggaaacacagacaacCATGAATACAGAGAAGCGctcaggaaagaacaaacaacagaaaaaggcaggtCCCACCTCTGGGGATATGAGATCCATGTGTTTTTCCTGTCACCAGAAAGGACACTTACAAACTTCTTGTCCTACCTCCAGGGGTACAGGACCCACTTGTTTTTATTGCCACAAAAAGGGACATCTacaaaaattctgtagaaagaggcagcaagatgagaaaatgtttcaagaagacTAGGGGGGTCAGGGGCTCTATTTAATGAGGACTGAACACCTAgaagagcccttgataaaactgaaaataggtcctcaaaaggaagaaatcacatttttggtgGACACAGAAGCTACTAGGTCGACAGTAAGAAAACTACCACAAGGATGTGAAGTAAGTCGTGAACGTGTCCCAGTAATTGGGGTTAAAGGAGAAGTTTTTCAggttcctgtaattaaaaatgtgcagattGAAATGGATAAAAATTTGGACTGAATGATTTGGTATTAATACCAGAGgctgataataatttattaggaaGGGACTTAATAATAGCCTTGGGGATTAAAATAACACCCTGTGaaggaaaacttaaaatctaTTCTTTAACTGAAGAAGATAATTTCGAGATTAGCGACACTGTGTGGTATACTGGTGaagtaggaaaattaaacattcagcCCATTAGCATTGAAATACAGAACCCAGAAATCCCCATTCGAGTAAAACAATATCCGATATCACTGGAAGGTCGGAAGGGATTGAAACCGGTAGTTGAGAATTCAGTACATCAGGGGGTGTTGGAGTCCTGTGTGTCACCACATAATACCCCCATCCTGCcggtaaagaagcctgatggtaGCTACCGACTAGTCCAGGATCTCAGAGCGGTAAATCAAAGAACCATTACCCGCTTTCCAGGAGTAGCTAAGCCAGATACCTCCTAATTACATTTGGTACAGTGCAGTggatttaaaggatgccttttgaACTTGGCCTCTGGATGAGGGCAGTAGGGATTGCCTTTGAGTAGGAGGACCCAGATACAGGTAGGAGAGAACAATTAAGGTGAACGGTGCTACCGCAAGGTTTTACAGAGGCACCGAATCTTTTTGGGAGGGCGTTAGAAAATCTTTGGAAGTCCTTTGAGTTACCCAAAGGAATTAAGCTGctacagtatgtagatgatttgTTAGTAGCAAgagaaactgaagaggaaaCTAGAAAGGGTACTATTAAGCTTCtaaattttctgggagaaaatggGCTGAAGATATCAAAGTCAAAATTGCAGTTTGTAGAGTCAGAAGTGTGGTATTTAGGTCATTGGATtagtaagcaaaagaaaaagctagaccCTGAAAGGGTTTCAGGAATATTGAACATGGGACCCCCAAagtctaaaagagaaataaagcaggTTTTGAGTCCCTTGGGTTATTGTAGGCAGTAGATAGAAGGGTTTagtagaaaagtaaaatttctaaatgagaaattaactACCAATTGCTTGAAATGGACTGAAAGGGATCAGGAAAATTTTGAGCAAGTTAAAGAAACCCTACTGCAAGCTCCTGTACTGAGTCTTCCCAATTTAGACAAGCTTTTTCAATCATTTGTTAATACAGTTGATCAAACAGCTTATGAAGTATTGGCTCAAGGTTGGGCGGGAAGCTGAAATCCAGTAGGATATTATTCCAAATGATTGTATTCAGTAAGTAAGCGTTGGCCAACATGCCTGCAAGCTCTGGTAGTCACTGCTGTGTTAGTAGAAGAAACCCAAAAAGTAACCTTTGGGTCACCACTGGAAGTGTACACCCCCCCAAAATATTACGGGAGTCCTTGCTAAAAAGGCCAAAACATGGTTAACTGAtagcagaatattaaaatatgaggCGCTCTTGATAGCCTCCTCTGAATTAGAGCTCAGAGTGACAAATATACAAAGCCCCGTTCAGTTCCTTTACAGAGATCCAGGGGAAGAATTAATACATGATTGCACAGAGATCATAgagttacaaacaaaaatatgccCAGATTTGAGGgaacaagaattaaaaacaggagaaaacttATTTAGAGATGGATCATCCCAAATTGTAAATGGATGAAGGAAATCTGGGTATGCCATAATTAgtggagaaaaactggaagtTAAAGAATCTGGTCCCCTTAGCCCGTCCTGGTCAGCACAAGCCTGTGAACTCTATGCATTATTCTGTGCATTGCTGTTATTAAAGGATCGAGAAGGGACCATATACACcgactcaaaatatgcctttggggtagtgcatacatttagaaaaatttggaaagaaagagaacttaTAAACACTCAAAGAAAAGGATTAGTGCATCAAGGATTGATAATTCAAATTCTTAAAGCTTTGAAGAGTCCAAAAAAGATAGCAGTGGTTCATGTGAAAGGCCACCAGAGAGGGAGAGAcattaaaacaagaagaaacaatttGGCTGATGATGAAGCTAAGAAAGCTgccctgagggaaaacagcaatgtaattatgacttttcaggaagcaggaacacaaaatcaaacaccatacttttctttagcagaagTAGAAGCCATGAAAAACCTAGGAGCAACTCTAAAAGAGGGACAATGGATTCTCCCTGATGAAGCCACAGTtctaacagcagaaaaaggctagaCTCATGCTTCAAGGGTAAAAGGACCTATACCCAATAAAGATTGGAAAATTATTTAGACACCAGGAGAcctgaaagtaaaattaaaaaatacttaaatttgaTTAAACCTTTTTACTGAGGttcaaaatacagtttaaagtAAAACTGTAATTTATCCACAACATGGCTGAAGAGAGTATTTGGTGCCCAGAGGCTATAGCTCATATGGAAAATCATTTTCGGCTGTGGATTTCACATAATGCTGCAATACATTTGGTGTGCCACCCACATATTGAAAGAATAACCCAGCCCCAGGATATTCAAGATATCCTTAGTACAGAAAGGTCAGAAGCTGCCATCCCACAGAGAGAAGTTTCCATGTTTCAGCAAGGTTGCTGCAAACACGGTCATCAGTGTGAGCGGTGTAAAGCAGTGACCATGAAGTGGCTGAGACAAAGACATTGGCACAGAACAACTGTACCTTGGGACCAAAGAGATGGAGCTTTTATGATTAATTGTATACAATGTTTTAGTGGAGTAGAG contains these protein-coding regions:
- the LOC120747658 gene encoding olfactory receptor 14I1-like, yielding MSNSSSISHFLLLALADTRQLQLLHFCLFLGISLAALLGNGLIISAVACGHHLHTPMFFFLLNLALTDLGSILTTVPKVMHNSLWDTRTISYTGCAAQLFFFMFFMSAEYFLLTIMCYDRYVSICKPLHYGTLLGSRACAHMAAAAWASAFLYSLLHTANTFSLPLCHGNALGQLFCEIPPILKLSCSKSYLRELGLLAVSASLGLGYFVFIVFSYVQIFRAVLRIPCEQGRHKAFSTCLPHLAVVSLFIGTGIFANLKPPSISSPPLDLALSVLYAVVPPALNPLIYSLRNQELKAAVWRLMTGWFQDH